Proteins from a single region of Neomonachus schauinslandi chromosome 10, ASM220157v2, whole genome shotgun sequence:
- the TMSB10 gene encoding thymosin beta-10, protein MADKPDMGEIASFDKAKLKKTETQEKNTLPTKETIEQEKRSEIS, encoded by the exons ATGGCAGACAAGCCGGACATGGGGGAAATCGCCAGCTTCGATAAGGCCAAGCTGAAGAAAACGGAGACGCAGGAGAAGAACACCCTGCCGACCAAAGAGA CCATTGAGCAGGAGAAGCGGAGTGAAATTTCCTAA